One Obesumbacterium proteus DNA window includes the following coding sequences:
- a CDS encoding ROK family transcriptional regulator translates to MIAESQPGHIDQIKQINAGAVYRLIDQHGQISRIELSKRAQLAPASITKIVRELLEAHLVQETEFQEVGSRGRPAVGLILDTVAWHYLCVRVGHGVMTLALRDLSSKLVAEDDIELPAQADQPLLERIINEIDQFFIRHQHQLERLTAIAITLPGLINSAKGMVHRMPFYDDVCDMPLGPELEQHTGLPVFLQHDICAWTMAESLFGAGENCRNMLQVVIDHDVGAGVITDGRLLNGGRHSVVEIGHTQVDPYGKQCYCGNHGCLETVAGLGHILELAEQRLPLSPSSLLHNGPITIDAICQAAMQGDQLSKDIISSVGNNVGRILAIMVNLFNPEKILIGSPLNQASAVLFPSINAAIQQQSLPYYAQGLSVEATRFRNNGTMPAAALVKEALYNGSLLVQLLQG, encoded by the coding sequence GTGATAGCTGAAAGCCAGCCGGGACATATTGATCAAATCAAGCAGATAAATGCTGGGGCGGTATACCGCCTTATTGATCAGCATGGCCAAATTTCCCGCATCGAACTCTCTAAGCGAGCACAGCTTGCGCCCGCCAGCATCACCAAAATTGTGCGTGAACTGCTAGAAGCACATCTAGTTCAAGAAACCGAATTTCAAGAAGTTGGAAGCCGCGGTCGTCCTGCCGTTGGTCTTATTTTAGATACCGTCGCTTGGCACTATCTCTGCGTTCGCGTGGGTCATGGTGTTATGACGCTGGCGTTGCGCGATCTCAGCAGTAAATTGGTCGCTGAAGACGATATCGAATTGCCTGCACAGGCAGATCAACCGTTACTCGAACGCATCATTAATGAAATTGACCAATTCTTTATCCGCCATCAGCATCAGCTTGAACGACTCACTGCCATTGCGATTACGCTTCCCGGATTGATTAATTCGGCGAAGGGGATGGTTCATCGCATGCCTTTTTATGATGATGTGTGTGATATGCCGCTGGGTCCCGAGCTGGAACAGCATACCGGCCTACCGGTGTTTCTTCAGCATGATATCTGCGCATGGACGATGGCGGAGTCGCTGTTCGGGGCTGGTGAAAACTGTAGAAATATGTTGCAGGTGGTTATCGATCACGATGTGGGTGCAGGTGTCATTACCGATGGTCGTTTGCTCAACGGTGGCCGACATAGCGTGGTGGAAATTGGTCATACGCAGGTCGATCCTTATGGCAAGCAGTGCTATTGCGGTAATCATGGCTGTTTGGAAACCGTGGCAGGGCTTGGGCATATTCTCGAATTAGCCGAGCAGCGGTTACCACTTTCACCATCGTCTTTGCTGCATAATGGACCGATCACGATTGATGCTATCTGTCAGGCGGCCATGCAGGGCGATCAGCTGTCGAAGGATATTATCAGCAGCGTAGGGAACAACGTGGGACGCATCCTCGCCATTATGGTAAATCTGTTTAATCCCGAGAAGATCCTGATTGGCTCTCCGCTCAATCAAGCCAGTGCAGTTCTCTTTCCCTCTATCAATGCGGCAATTCAGCAACAGTCTTTACCCTACTATGCGCAGGGACTGAGCGTTGAGGCTACGCGCTTCCGTAATAATGGCACCATGCCTGCGGCCGCATTAGTTAAAGAGGCGCTTTACAATGGTTCATTATTAGTTCAACTGTTGCAAGGCTAG
- the bioD gene encoding dethiobiotin synthase — MLKRVFVTGTDTEVGKTVVSRALLQSIHASGATAVGYKPIAVGSEETPQGLRNKDALTLQASSSIPLNYDEVNPITLQEEIANAYTGEPLDYSLMSRGLQNLSGKSEHLVVEGTGGWRVLMHDLRPLSEWVVQEQLPVILVVGIKLGCISHAILTAQAIINDGLPFAGWIANRINPGLSHYAETLEALRQKLPGPQLGEIPYLFRPEEKDLSKYIDLSPLK, encoded by the coding sequence ATGTTAAAGCGTGTTTTTGTCACAGGAACAGACACTGAAGTCGGTAAAACCGTCGTTTCTCGTGCGTTACTGCAATCCATCCATGCTTCTGGTGCTACTGCTGTAGGCTACAAGCCTATCGCCGTCGGTAGTGAAGAAACCCCGCAAGGACTGCGTAATAAAGATGCGTTAACATTGCAGGCGTCTTCTTCTATCCCATTGAATTATGATGAAGTAAACCCGATAACGTTGCAGGAAGAAATTGCTAACGCTTATACCGGTGAGCCATTGGATTACAGCCTCATGAGCCGTGGGCTTCAAAATCTGAGCGGTAAATCTGAGCACTTAGTAGTTGAGGGCACCGGAGGCTGGCGCGTCTTAATGCACGATTTACGCCCGTTATCTGAATGGGTAGTGCAAGAACAACTGCCGGTGATTTTAGTGGTCGGTATTAAGCTGGGTTGCATTAGCCACGCTATTTTGACGGCACAGGCGATTATCAATGACGGTTTGCCATTTGCCGGTTGGATTGCCAACCGTATCAACCCTGGGCTTTCGCATTATGCCGAAACGTTAGAAGCGTTACGTCAAAAATTGCCAGGGCCACAGTTGGGCGAAATTCCATACCTGTTCCGTCCTG